The genomic stretch TCTAAATGAGAGTGGTATTCAAGGAGTTATTGGTATAATCGATGCTGATTATGATAATTATTTTGGTAAGCAGTATTCAATAGATAACCTTTTTCAAACAGATGGCTATGATTTAGAGACAATGGTATTTTTTTCTCCTGCTTTTGATAAAGTTATTAGTATTTATTGTAATAAAGAGAGAATAAAGAGATTTGAAAATAAGTGTAAAAAGAAGTTGAAAGACACAATTATTGGACATGCAAGAAGTGTTGGTTTTTTTAGATTATTGTCTTTCAATTTTAAACTGAACTTCAATAATATTGAATATGGTTATTTTATTAAGAGCAATGGAAAGTATTTAGATAAAGAGAAGATGATAAAAGCAATTTCCTTTAAGAGTAATCCTACTAAAATAACTATAAAATCAGTCATATCAAAACTTTGTTGTAGAATAAAATGTTATAACCTTTATAGTTCAATAGTGGAAGACTTAAACAAATTAGAGATGACCGGATGTAATTATATGCGAATATGTTGTGGCGATGACCTATTATCTGCCCTAGTCACTAAAAGTGTTGACAGGTGACGAGTAAATAGAAGACGAGTCACGGTCTTCCTGTTAAGATGGATTAGCCA from Candidatus Zymogenaceae bacterium encodes the following:
- a CDS encoding DUF4435 domain-containing protein gives rise to the protein MVEYYSLEKMHYKDIITEITMLRNSFDGIFVLVEGINDMVVYRNFFKEGKVIIRYTDGKENVVKIVENLNESGIQGVIGIIDADYDNYFGKQYSIDNLFQTDGYDLETMVFFSPAFDKVISIYCNKERIKRFENKCKKKLKDTIIGHARSVGFFRLLSFNFKLNFNNIEYGYFIKSNGKYLDKEKMIKAISFKSNPTKITIKSVISKLCCRIKCYNLYSSIVEDLNKLEMTGCNYMRICCGDDLLSALVTKSVDR